A genome region from Capra hircus breed San Clemente unplaced genomic scaffold, ASM170441v1, whole genome shotgun sequence includes the following:
- the LOC102181286 gene encoding spindlin-2B: MKTPNSQEAEAQQTRAVAGKATGSANMMKKKASQKKQRGRPSSQPRRNIVGCRISHGWKEGDEPITQWKGTVLDQVPINPSLYLVKYDGIDCVYGLELHRDERVLSLKILSDRVASTQVSDANLANTIIGKAVEHMFEDEHGSKDEWRGMVLAQAPIMKAWFYITYEKDPVLYMYQLLDDYKEGDLRIMPESSESPLTEREPGGVVDGLIGKHVEYTKEDGSKRIGMVIHQVEAKPSVYFIKFDDDFHIYVYDLVKKS, from the coding sequence ATGAAAACCCCCAACTCACAGGAGGCCGAAGCGCAGCAAACCAGGGCTGTTGCAGGAAAGGCCACTGGGTCTGCAAACATGATGAAGAAAAAAGCCTCACAAAAGAAGCAGAGAGGCAGACCTTCATCGCAGCCCCGCAGGAACATTGTGGGCTGCAGAATTTCACACGGATGGAAGGAAGGTGATGAACCCATCACTCAGTGGAAAGGAACTGTTCTGGATCAGGTGCCTATAAATCCTTCTCTTTATCTGGTGAAATATGATGGAATTGACTGTGTCTATGGACTGGAACTTCACAGAGATGAAAGAGTTTTGTCTCTTAAAATTCTTTCTGACAGGGTGGCATCAactcaagtcagtgatgcaaaCCTTGCAAATACCATAATTGGTAAAGCTGTGGAACATATGTTTGAGGATGAGCATGGTTCTAAGGACGAATGGAGAGGAATGGTGTTAGCCCAAGCACCGATCATGAAAGCCTGGTTTTATATTACCTATGAGAAAGACCCTGTCTTGTACATGTACCAACTTCTAGATGATTATAAAGAAGGAGACCTCCGTATCATGCCAGAGTCCAGTGAGTCTCCTCTCACAGAAAGGGAGCCAGGAGGAGTTGTAGATGGTCTGATAGGTAAACATGTGGAATATACCAAAGAAGATGGCTCCAAACGGATCGGAATGGTCATTCACCAAGTGGAAGCCAAACCCTCTGTGTATTTCATCAAGTTTGATGATGATTTCCATATCTATGTCTATGATTTGGTGAAAAAGTCCTAA